Sequence from the Amycolatopsis sp. NBC_00345 genome:
CGCGGTAGCGTCTTGTCCGAGCAGGCTGTTGACAAAATCGTGAGTGGACGGTTACATACTTTGTGACTGATCAATCACTACGGAGGAGCCGCTCATGGGGAACGAGCCCGGAACGTTCCGATCCACCGCGGACGCCCGCCGCTCGATCATCACCGAGCGGGCGGTCACGGTGTTCGCCCGCAGTGGCTACCGGGCCACGCCGGTTTCGGACGTGGCCGAGGCGGCCGGCATCTCCCCGGCGTACGTGTTCCGGCTCTACGACGGCAAACTCGGCCTGTTCCTGGCCGCGCTGGAGCACTGCCAGGATCGGGTGCTCGCCGCGATGAGCGAGGTCGCGGACCGGATGGCCGGCAAGGAGCCCGGCGTGGTGCTGTCGGCGATCGGCGACGCCTACGCCCAGCTGATCTCCGACCGCGACCTGCTGATGCTGCAGGTCCACGCCCTCAGCTCGGTGGACGTCCCCGAGATCGCCGCGGCCACCCGCCGGGGGATCGAGCGGACCGTCACCCTCCTCCAGGAGCGCACCGGTGCCCCCGACGCCGCGATCCAGCAGTTCCTCGCGTACGGCCAGCTCTGCCACCTCATCGTCGCCGCCGGCCTCACCGACCTCACCGACGACGGCGGCAAGGAACCGCGGTGGGCGAAGGTCCTGACCGAGGGGATGGCCCACCCCGACGCCGCCACCACCGACGCCGCTGAGCCCAGCGCCGCTTCCGGACACTGACCGACCCAGAAGCCTCCCGGGCTGTTGCTCTCACCCGCGTTCATCAAGCACCTCCCGCAGCACGGCCCGCGGGTCCGCCGCGGTCAGGCGGGTGTGGGCGGCCATCACCT
This genomic interval carries:
- a CDS encoding TetR/AcrR family transcriptional regulator, which codes for MGNEPGTFRSTADARRSIITERAVTVFARSGYRATPVSDVAEAAGISPAYVFRLYDGKLGLFLAALEHCQDRVLAAMSEVADRMAGKEPGVVLSAIGDAYAQLISDRDLLMLQVHALSSVDVPEIAAATRRGIERTVTLLQERTGAPDAAIQQFLAYGQLCHLIVAAGLTDLTDDGGKEPRWAKVLTEGMAHPDAATTDAAEPSAASGH